AGTTGGAAAATGAGCTTTTTCGTAAGCTCTATGCTCGACATAAGTTTCTATTGTTTTAATAAAGTTTCTTGCAAATTTAACAGCTTTCAATATAGTAGCGTCTATCGGAAGAACGTATTCGAAGCTTACGTTGTAGAAATCCTCGTCCCAGTAGAATTCTTCAATTTTAAAATCTTCGTTTTCCTGATTATCCAGGGATAGAAACGTGTGCCTCGTTATAAAGCCCTGCCTCTCCAACTTAGATATTGCATCGTTGAAAGCTTCTATGTATAAATCAAAACTTAAGCATTTCCTCCAATATTTTCTCCTACTCATAACCTCTACAATGCACAAGCCTCTACCTAGCATCACATCATAGCTAAATAACTCTCCATATTTTAAAAAGTAAATCACATTATCCCGAATTTCTAAAACTGGCTGAATATAAACTCCCTCTGGAATCTCAAGAAGCTTAACTCTTCTTAACATGTACAAGGGTATGGGAACTATATCCCCCTCCCCTTCGAATATACGTTTGCGAAACTCAAGTTTTTCAACTTCACCATACTGATTAAATAAAACTCTAAATTTTCCATAGGACACTATGCGCTTTTCCAAGGGACCACCTTCCTCACTTTAATGAAATAATCATATATAAGCAGTTCGCTAATCACTTAATTTTTATAACTCTGTTTATATAATTTACTGGTGTTCTGCTTGAGGTTTGGAATAATATCCGTCGATTTTAACAAGATAATTGAAGGGGCTAGAAAACACGGGATAAATTACAAATTTCAAATTCTAGACCATATAAAGCCTGCTATAGAATCTGGTTTTAAGCATATCGAGCTTAACCTGGACGTTATATACTCTTCTCCTCATTGCCTATCGGATAAGGTAAAAGACGAATTACTTGATTTAAAAGAGCAAAAAAACATAACTTTTACAGCTCATCTCCCGATTTGGGCTATTGAACTTTCATGGCTAAACGAGAATATTAGGAAAGCATCGGTGACCAGCATAGTGGAATCCATAAAAATAATTGAATTTTTAGATCCAGAATACTACGTAATCCACGCCACTGGAGACCACGCGTCAAATTTTTACAGACTTTTAAAAAAGTATAAAGACTCTGAGGTATTGATTCTACCTCTAGTTGAGAAAGCTTCTCAAAGCATTGAAGAAATACTAGCTAAAACAGAGATTAACCCTAGGAAGATAGCTTGCGAAACTGTAGAGTTTCCTCTCAAGTATACCATAATGATAGCTGAAAACTATGATTTATCATTTCTAGTGGACACGGGTCATGTGCTTTCCGGCCAGCCTGGTACCACCGATTTATTGAAAGTTACTAGAACTGTCAGGAATAGGCTTGTCGGCTTCCACATCCACGATGGATATTTAAGAATCATAAATGGAGAAGAGAAAAGAGCAGACCACATACCTTTAGGCTATGGAGATATGCCCTTGAAAGAATTCTTCCAATTGTTAAAAGAGATTGATTTTAAAGGTCCTTTAGTTTTCGAACTGCCTCTAAGTGAAGCTTTAAAATCTATGAAATATATAAAAGAAACTCTTCCTGAATATAACATTGTGTAATAATGCTTAACCGCAAGCAGAAATTCGCTTGCGATATTGGCCGCCTCGGCTCTAGCGCGCTTCTAAATTCTCTTTTAACGTTTATAAGTCAACTATAACTGTCTAAGATAAAAATCGTGGAATTTGATATTTCAGTAAAAGCTTTTATCCTCTCTGTTGCTATATTGTTTGAAAGATAGAATATTGGATAAAGAGCGTTAGATATGGCTGGAGTTTATTAGAAAGCTTATGCGGGATATCCATGAGGCAATTAATATTATTCTAGAAGATACTTCAAAATCTTTTGAAAAGCTTAGCCGTGTCGAGAAGAGTGAAAATAGATATTATATAGTTGTCCTTGTTGAGGCATTAACAGTTCTAGTTTATCATATAGCTAGAAGAGCCTATA
This genomic window from Thermoproteales archaeon contains:
- a CDS encoding sugar phosphate isomerase/epimerase, whose protein sequence is MRFGIISVDFNKIIEGARKHGINYKFQILDHIKPAIESGFKHIELNLDVIYSSPHCLSDKVKDELLDLKEQKNITFTAHLPIWAIELSWLNENIRKASVTSIVESIKIIEFLDPEYYVIHATGDHASNFYRLLKKYKDSEVLILPLVEKASQSIEEILAKTEINPRKIACETVEFPLKYTIMIAENYDLSFLVDTGHVLSGQPGTTDLLKVTRTVRNRLVGFHIHDGYLRIINGEEKRADHIPLGYGDMPLKEFFQLLKEIDFKGPLVFELPLSEALKSMKYIKETLPEYNIV